The genomic window GACGAGTATGTGTTCTAGTTGACCTGCGTAAATTAGTATCGATGGTAGAAGTCACTTCAGTAGAAGAGATGTCCGGAGAAGTAGATTCAAGAGTAGGGCCAGTTGTATGAGAAGTATGATCATCCATAATTTGTGTGGGAGAAGTCGAGTCAGCAACTGGCAAAGGAGATAAATTAGGTGAATGAATATCAATGACAGAATTTGAAGGAGAAACAGACATGGAGTCTTCATAGAAAAAATCAGTATCTGTAGAGAGTGGAAGCACAGTGTCAGAAGTGAATTTAGCATCTTTGAAGGGAAACAAATGCTCATGAAAGACAACATCTCTAGATACAAAAGTTGTTTTTGTGGAAATATCCAAAATGATGTAACCCTTGTGGTTTTGAGGATATCCTAAAAAAACACCAGGCTTAGCCCGCGGGTCAAatttagaatgaatctttgtgtttCTAGCATAACATAGACAACCAAAAACACGGAGATGACGATAATTAGGGACAGTACCAAGAAGAACTTCATGTGGAGTTTTATGTTTCAAAATAGGAGTTGGCATTTTATTAATAAGATAACATGCCGTGAGTAAACATTCGCCCCAATAAGTAAGTGGTAAATGAGATTGAAAACGAAGAGCACGAGCTACGCTGAGAAGATGACGATGTTTGCGTTccacaacaccattttgttgagggGTGGAAACACAACTTCGTTGGTGATGGATGCCATGGGCTTTGAATTAGGATTGCATGTCTTGATATAAAAACTCAGAACCATTATCAGATTGTACTCTTTGCAATATGAAAAGAAATGGAATGGAATTACCAGTTGATATTGTATCTATTTTGTGAGAATATTGGGtgataacaaaattaaaaaaatatttgagaaatttaaaagtttcacTCTTGATGTGCATGAGATAAACCCACGTACAACGGGAATAGTCATCGactattgttaaaaaatactTTGCACCAGTGAGTGAAGGTGTCATAAATGGACCCCAGATATCACAATGAATAAGTTCAAAACAGCGTTTTGAAGACACGGAAGTTTTATTAAAATACAAACGGCTTTGTTTAGCCAATGGACAGACATCACAAAAGGGAGTAGAACTAGATTTAACGTAATCAAAAGTACGACAAAGAAATTTAAAACGATAAAAACTAGGATGACCTAGTCTGCAGTGCCAAACATCATCAGTTGTTTTATTACATAAGACTCTATTTAATGACTGGTGCGGATGGGCTTGGAGATGATACAAGCCAGAGATAAAATCAGCCCGACCAATCACTGCTTTAGTTACACGGTCCTGAAAGAAACAAACATGTTCGAAGAAATAAGCAATGCAATTAGTTTGGCGAGTTAATTGACTCACAGAGATGAGATTGAACTTGAAATTAGGAATGTGATGTACATTCGACAGTTTTAGTGTAGGCGAAAAAACAACCTCGCCAATATGCTTAACCATGGAGAATGAGCCATCCGGGAGTTGCATGAGAATTGATGATTGAACAGGTATGTAAGATGTAAAGTAATGCAGTGAGTTGCAGATGTGGTGCGTTGCACCACTGTCCACAAACCATGGATCAACAATGGAGGTGGAGAGAATGTTACCTGCAAAATTGGCACGGGCATCAGGTTGTGCAGAGTCTGGTGCAGGGTTGATCAAGTCCAAAAGGCGAGCATACTGATCGGCAGACAGGGAGGGAAGAGCGTATGGTGCAGCAGATGGGCCAGTTGACAGAGCTGCAGCAGTAGCAGTCATGTGCAGATTTGCATTAGCCAAAGGCTGCTGTTGAGAACTGTTGGCAGGGGGAAAACCATGGAGCCTGTAGCACTTGTCTCGAACATGGCCTAGTCTGTTACAATAGTCGCAAAAGGGACGCTGACGCTTGTTCTGATTGGATGGCGGACGAGAGCTGGACTGGAAATTTCAAGTCGAAGCAAGAGCAGCAGCATCAACAGTTGGCAGAGGAGTATGGGTTATATGTTGTTGTTCCTCCTCCTGCTGAACAAGATTGAAGATACGAAGTGCACTTGGGAAGGGATCCATAGTGAGTATCTGACTACGAAGGTTGGAAAACCTGTCGTGTAATCCCTGCAGAAACTCCATGGCACGCTCTCTTTCGAGTCTTTCAAGCATGTGCTTGCCAGCACCACAGATACATGCTTCCGTAGAAGCAACCAGGGAGTCATATTGATCCCAAAGAGTTTTTATTTTGGTATAGTAAAGAGACACAGGCATTGATTCCTGTTTTATTGaagcaattgaagattttaaacGAAACATAATAGGGGCATTGGAGACACAAAACCTGATTTGCAGATCTTTCCAGATAACATGAGAGTTGGAAGCATACAGGCAGCTAGCCCTGATATCTGGTTGACAAGAGTTTAGAAGCCAACTTCCCACGAGATCATCACATCTCTTCCAACATTGAAACTGCAACAGATCTGTTGGAGGAGGAAGGGAGCCATCAACGAAACCAAGATTGCCCTTGGCATTCAGAGACTTGGTGATTCCCCTAACCCAGGAACCGTAGTTGTCTCCTTGTAAAATAGGAGAGGATAGCACAGTTGCAGGGTTATCACTGGGATGAATGATATAAGGGTCTAGAGTTCTAGGAAGAGCTGAAGAATTGATCAGAGTTTCATTGTTTTGGGAAGAGATGTTGTCATGCActggagagttgggagaagatggATTAGAGCCAGGCATGATGAAAAAAATATGAATGATAAAAGGAGACGGCGGCAGAGATGAAGCGGAAGGGAAGATATGTTTCCTAGGATCTACAAGGATACCATCTTAAAGTTTCAAAGATCTCTGTGAAGAATATATTCTGAATTGATATCTTTTTGTTCTTTACATGTGATATATATAGAGATTTATGTATACAAAATATCTAAAAGATATGTTTCCTAATCTAAACAAACTCTGACTAAAATACAGGGAAGTTTTAACAACAACATAAGACTCGGACTGAGAGTTGAAGACTTGTTCTGGTGGTTGTGATGCCACTGCCGTGGCACACAATGTGTACACGTCCAATACATGCGCCTAcaataatatatgcataacatgttatgcagtcatgaaaatggatgcataacctgttatgcatccgaaaatatggctgtataatacatta from Papaver somniferum cultivar HN1 unplaced genomic scaffold, ASM357369v1 unplaced-scaffold_80, whole genome shotgun sequence includes these protein-coding regions:
- the LOC113344901 gene encoding uncharacterized protein LOC113344901, whose protein sequence is MPGSNPSSPNSPVHDNISSQNNETLINSSALPRTLDPYIIHPSDNPATVLSSPILQGDNYGSWVRGITKSLNAKGNLGFVDGSLPPPTDLLQFQCWKRCDDLVGSWLLNSCQPDIRASCLYASNSHVIWKDLQIRFCVSNAPIMFRLKSSIASIKQESMPVSLYYTKIKTLWDQYDSLVASTEACICGAGKHMLERLERERAMEFLQGLHDRFSNLRSQILTMDPFPSALRIFNLVQQEEEQQHITHTPLPTVDAAALAST